The following are encoded in a window of Phaseolus vulgaris cultivar G19833 chromosome 3, P. vulgaris v2.0, whole genome shotgun sequence genomic DNA:
- the LOC137806790 gene encoding nuclear transcription factor Y subunit B-3-like, protein MAESDNESGGGKNESSICREQDRLLPIANVGRIMKKVLPGNAKISKESKETMQECVSEFISFITGEASDKCQKEKRKTINGDDLLWAMASLGFEDYAEPLKAYLHKYREMEGEKTAMIVKHHGATGLYANPL, encoded by the coding sequence ATGGCTGAATCTGATAACGAGTCAGGAGGTGGAAAGAATGAATCGTCAATTTGCAGAGAGCAAGACAGGCTCCTTCCCATAGCCAACGTGGGCAGGATCATGAAGAAGGTGTTGCCAGGCAACGCTAAGATTTCCAAAGAATCAAAAGAAACCATGCAAGAGTGTGTGTCAGAGTTCATCAGTTTTATAACAGGAGAGGCTTCTGATAAGTGtcagaaagagaaaagaaagaccATCAACGGGGATGATCTTCTGTGGGCCATGGCCTCACTTGGCTTTGAAGACTATGCAGAGCCGCTCAAAGCTTATCTGCACAAGTACAGAGAGATGGAAGGGGAGAAAACTGCTATGATTGTGAAGCACCATGGTGCTACTGGCCTTTATGCAAATCCACTGTGA
- the LOC137806789 gene encoding nudix hydrolase 2-like: MTAEDQVPKIELLTWTDDEYGGVIVEMDKPMDSATLLSTLRASISHWKQLGKKGVWIKLPIYLVSLVEALVKEGFWYHHAEPKYLMLVYWIPDSADTIPANATHRVGVGSFVVNEKQEVLVVQEKSGHFQGSGAWKFPTGVVDQGEDICAAAVREVKEETGVDAEFLEVMAFRQSHMSFFEKSDLFFVCLLRPLSSDIQVQEVEIEAAKWMPFDEYAAQPIMEKYELMKYINDIYSAKIDGQYSGFTPVSTASNFSKKNIYLYLNAGGLKKRNSL, from the exons ATGACTGCAGAAGATCAAGTGCCAAAGATTGAACTGCTAACATGGACCGATGATGAGTATGGTGGTGTTATTGTGGAAATGGACAAGCCTATGGATTCTGCAACCTTGTTGTCCACCCTCAGAGCTTCAATTTCACACTGGAAACAGTTG GGCAAGAAGGGTGTTTGGATAAAATTGCCTATTTATCTGGTCAGTCTAGTTGAAGCTCTAGTTAAG GAAGGATTTTGGTATCACCATGCAGAACCAAAATATTTAATGCTTGTATATTGGATTCCTGACTCTGCAGATACTATTCCAGCAAATGCCACACACCGCGTGGGTGTGGGATCATTTGTCGtaaatgaaaaacaagag GTCCTAGTGGTTCAAGAAAAGAGTGGACATTTTCAAGGAAGTGGAGCCTGGAAATTTCCTACTGGCGTTGTTGATCAG GGAGAAGATATTTGTGCAGCAGCAGTGAGGGAGGTCAAAGAAGAAACAGGA GTTGATGCTGAATTTCTGGAAGTAATGGCATTCAG ACAAAGTCACATGTCATTCTTTGAGAAGTCAGATCTATTCTTTGTGTGCTTGCTGCGCCCTCTTTCTTCTGACATTCAAGTACAGGAGGTAGAGATAGAGGCTGCAAAG TGGATGCCATTTGATGAGTACGCAGCCCAGCCAATTATGGAAAAGTATGAGCTTATGAAGTACATCAATGATATCTACTCAGCAAAGATTGATGGGCAATATTCTGGATTTACTCCTGTATCTACTGCGTCAAACTTCTCTAAGAAAAATATCTATCTTTACTTGAATGCTGGTGGCCTGAAGAAGAGAAATTCTTTGTAA
- the LOC137839224 gene encoding uncharacterized protein — protein sequence MIIGQCSWKNLLRSKEYWGVVENEVLATAEGVGLADAQRKHIDDQKLKDLKAKNYLFQALDRSILETIIHKDIAKNIWDSLKQKYQGSSRVKCAHLQALRKEFEILHMKEGESVNEYFARTLTIANKMKVNGENKGDVVVVEKI from the coding sequence ATGATCATTGGGCAATGCTCATGGAAAAATCTTTTGCGCTCTAAAGAGTATTGGGGCGTGGTTGAAAATGAGGTTCTTGCAACAGCAGAAGGTGTTGGCCTCGCAGATGCCCAGAGAAAACACATTGACGATCAGAAGTTGAAAGATTTGAAAGCAAAGAACTATCTATTTCAAGCATTAGATCGTTCTATCTTGGAGACGATCATTCATAAGGATATAGCAAAGAACATATGGGATTCTTTAAAGCAAAAATATCAAGGTTCATCCCGGGTTAAGTGTGCACACTTACAAGCTCTTCGAAAGGAGTTTGAAATTCTTCACATGAAGGAAGGTGAATCTGTGAATGAGTATTTTGCTCGGACCCTTACCATAGCCAACAAGATGAAAGTAAATGGTGAGAACAAGGGAGACGTTGTTGTAGTTGAAAAGATTTAA